Part of the Sphaerochaeta associata genome is shown below.
ACCAAGGCTTGCGCCTGTTCCCTGGTGGCCAGCAGATCGTCCTCCAAGAAGAGGATCCTGTCGGCATCGGTCGGTTCTTTGTGCAACGAACCTGCTGCCACAGAGGAGAGATGTACCAAGCCGGTCATTGAGGCAAAATACTGCTTTTCGTTGGCAAGGTGATGGTGGAAGGTGTCATGCACAAGGCGGTACCACCGCTCATATCCGCTGCCTTCGATCGCCTCAATCGCCTCGGCTTTGCTTCGCAGGGAACTTGCTGTGAAGCCCAGCGGTTCTACATAGCCGTATAGTCCATACTCTTCAAACAGCGGTCCGTACTGGGAGAGTGCATAGCGGGTGCGTTCCAACCACGACGAGCGATTCTCATTGGCATCGATGCCGTTGACCGGGCAGAGCACAATCGCATCGGCACGCAGGTTTTTTGCATATTCCAAAAGAGTGCGGAGCTCTTGATTCTTAGCCTCGGAATACTCATTGAAGCGTTGGAGGGCGTTGATGGTAGCCA
Proteins encoded:
- a CDS encoding TIM barrel protein; the encoded protein is MQIGLNRIIAPSLPLYDFFSLAQRCGCSVIELRNDGGTQHPFDGKKAEEVRDHLAKHQLKVATINALQRFNEYSEAKNQELRTLLEYAKNLRADAIVLCPVNGIDANENRSSWLERTRYALSQYGPLFEEYGLYGYVEPLGFTASSLRSKAEAIEAIEGSGYERWYRLVHDTFHHHLANEKQYFASMTGLVHLSSVAAGSLHKEPTDADRILFLEDDLLATREQAQALVNSGYRGTFSFEPFSPAVQNLDIESLEMEIQKSINQLFR